The following DNA comes from Novosphingobium sp. PP1Y.
TCAATTTCAGGGCGCGCGTTCATGCTGCATCCCCTTCCACAATTGGCAGGCCTTCGGCCCATGCCTCTGCATCGGTACGCGCGATGCGGCTGGCAGCGCCCAGCTTACGGATGCGCAAGCGGCCCGCCTGCACCTCGCGGTAAACCTGACTGTTACTAATCGAATAGCGGCGGCGGAAATCCGCCAGCGTCATGAGTTCAGGAAGGGTATCCATTGTGTCCGTCCAGTCCGTTGCCTGCCTACGCGGCTGGCTCGCGGCTCCCGGTGGATGCCGGGGCGGACACAAGGATTATGCAGGATTGATTGGCAATGCCAAGGAATAGCAGTCTAGGTCTTGTCACTTTTGTTTGGACGAGGGTTGGTAAATGCGCTTGTCTGCTCCCCAGAAGGCCAATCCAAAGTCCGGCCCGATTCTAAGTAATCCTCTGCCTCCTTGATGCCCGCAAATACCGAGGCACGACTTACCCCCCAATTTTCCGCAATTAGTGCAACCGCTGCCTCAGTCTTAACGCCATCTTGTTCATGCATGGCAAGAGTGTGAAGCCAACTCATAATCCTGCAATGGTGGTTGTCATGTTCAGTTGGCGATACAAACTTTCCGCGCTTCTTCTGTTTCAGAATTAGCACATGATGATCGTCTTGCCCGCGAAGCGCGCGCGAAACGGCTTGCAGCGTGAACGCCACATTACAATCAGACTGATCGGCAATTTCGTCTAGCATCTTGGCAATGGAATCTGCGCTGAACTCCATCGGTTCAGTGTCGATATCTTGGTGGATGCGCTGGACGCGCTCCAAGTTGACCCGATGCCTTCTGAGCAAACCATCTTCTAAAGCATGCCGTTCTTCTTCCGACAATTCGGCATAGGATTTGTGTCCAGTCATCGCGCCAACCGCACGACGTTGCCGTTGTTCGCCCCCTCACAGTAATTCGCCCATGCTGCCATGAGTTCACGGCGCTTTTCCAGCATGGAGCCGCGTTGATAGGCGGCAACAGTCTTGTCGCTGATAACGTGCGCCAGTGCCGCCTCGGCCAGTTCGGCGGGCCAGTGCGTTTGCTCGGCCACCCAATCACGGAAGGTTGAGCGGAAGCCGTGCGGGACGGCATCGACTTCCATATCGCGCAGCGCCTTTGTCAGTGTCATATCAGACAGGGGCTTGCCGCGCTTGTTGCCCGGAAAGACTAGATCGCTGTCACCGCGCTTGTGCGCCTTCATGCGTTCGAAGAACGCCACAGCCTGCGAGGGAAGCGGGACGACGTGCTCGCGGCCTGCCTTCATGCGCTCGGCTGGTACGGTCCACAGTCCCGCGTCTAGATCCAGTTCGGCCCACTCCATCATGCGGACTTCGCCTGAGCGCGCCGCCGTCAAGATTACCGCCTCTAACGCCAGCCGCCCCATGCTCTCGCTCTCGCGCAGCGTCATCATGAATGCAGGAAGATCGGCGTAGGGCAGTGCCGTGTGGTGCTTGACCTTTGCGCGCTGTTTCGGAAGTGCCTTGTCGATTACCGCCATGGCGAGCGGCCCGTCCCGGTAACCCTTGGCAACCGCCCAGTCGATGACGGTGACAATGCGTTGTCGCAGCCGCCGCGCTGTTTCCGGTTTCGTCAACCATATCGCGGCTAAGACATCGCGGACGGCAGGGGCATCCACCGTTCCCACAGATACGTCACCGAATGCCGGGAAGACATAGGCCTCCAGCGTGGCGAGCCATTGCTTGCGGTGCTTGTCGTTCTTCCACCCTCCCTTGTGCTCGGCATGGACGCTTGCCGCCGCTTCCCGAAACGTAGGAATGCCTGCCGCTTTTCTGCGCTCTGATATGGGATCAATTCCCGCCTCGATCTGCGAGCGGACGGTGCGCGCCCGTTCCCTTGCCAATGCGAGCGGAACCTTGGCGGCGCTGCCCAAGCCAAAGTCACGGCGTTTCTTGTCTTTTTGGACGCGGACAATCCACGACCTGGCCCCCGTTGGCCCAACCAAGAGGAATAATCCATCGCCATCGCTATACCGGCCCGGATTCGTTGCGGCCTTAACAGCGGTCGCCGTCAGCTTGCCCATGCGAATTGCTCCCACACAATTTCCCACACTGTATGCGGGCTAGCGAGGAATGGCAAGGTATGGTTGGGGATGAACTAGACCAAGTAAGTTCAGGATTTCCGGCGCTTTAAGGAATAGCGTGGGATGGTGGGAAATACGGCGCTGGCGGACAGGGTGGGATTCGAACCCACGGTGAGCTTGCACCCACGGCGGTTTTCAAGACCGCTGCCTTAAACCACTCGGCCACCTGTCCGTCGGCAAACGCGCATAGAGCAATGTCCGGGGCTTGCAAGACCTTGCATGGTGCCAAATGGAATTTGGCTTGCGGTTACTGTCCACCGGATCGTGACGGACGCCATTTGCAACCGGCCATGTTTGTGCGAGTTTCAAGAAGATGAAACGCCCATCGCTTACAAAATCGTTCCTGTCCAAATGCCTTGCTGGCGCAATCGCCGCGCTGCCTGTCATGGCACCGGCGCCGCTGCACGCACAGGTGCAGGGCGAGAGTTTTTCGGCATACCTTCAGACGGTTGCCACCCACGCCCGGCAGCAGGGGGTAAGCGAGGCGACGATCACGCGAACGCTGAGTGGGCTTACGCCCAACCAGCGGGTCATCGAGCTGGATACTGCGCAGCCCGGCCGTCAGTCGAGCCCGCCGCCCATGGCCCCCTATATTGCGCGGCACGTGGGCTCGAGCATCGTTTCGCGCGGGCGCTCTCGCTATGCGCAGCTCTCCGGCATCCTGCCCGCGATCGAGGCGCGTTACGGCGTTCCTGCTCCGGTATTGTTCGCCATCTGGGGCCACGAAACCAACTATGGCAGCTACGTCGGGGATTTCGACCTTGCGCGCTCGCTGGCAACGCTCGCCTGGGAAGGCCGCAGGCGTGACCTGTTCGAGGGCGAACTGATCGCATTGCTCAAGATGATCGACCAGGGCGTGCCCAGCTACAAACTGAAGGGCAGTTGGGCCGGCGCCTTCGGCTATCCGCAGTTCCTGCCGAGCGTGTACCTGCGACTCGCCGTCGATGGCGATGGCGATGGCGACCGCGACATTTTCTCCAGCCCGGCCGACACCATTGCCTCGATCGCCAATTATTTCCGCGATGCCGGATGGCGGAAAGGGCAGCCCTGGGGCGTGCGCGCTTCAGTACCCAGCGGCTTCAATGTCGGCGCCTACGCCAGCAAGCTTGCTGCCCCGACATGCGAGCGCGTGCATGAGCGCCACTCTCAGTGGAAGACAGTGTCGGAGTGGCGTGCGCTAGGCGTCGCCCCGCTATCGCCGATCGGCAGCGACGTCCTGGCAACGCTGTTCCAGCCCGATGGTCCCGGAACTCCTGCCTATCTGTTAACCGGGAATTATCGGGTCATCCTCCAGTACAACTGCTCGAACTACTACGCATTGTCCGTGGGGTTGCTTGCAGATGAGATTGCCCGTTAACCATGCCCTGCCGCTTGCGGCGCTGATCCTGCTTGGCGGTTGCATGACCGCTGGCGGCGACAGGCCGATACCGGTTTCCGCGACACCCGCGAATGGCCCCGCCGCCGACTATCCGGTCGTCGTCGGGGAGCCGTTCACCATAGGCGATACGACCTGGACCCCGACGGACCAGATGAATTACGACGCGGTGGGCTATGCCGGCGTTGCGGGCGAAGGCGTCGTCGGTGTCACCGCCGCCCACAAGACATTGCCGCTTCCCAGCTATGCGGAAGTCACCTCGCTCGAAACCGGCAAGACAATCCTCGTGCGGGTCGAACGCCGCGGCCCTATGGTGAACGATACCCTCGTCGAACTGTCCCGCGATGCAGCCTCCGAACTGGGCATCACGGCGGGGCAACGCGTTGCCGTGCGCTTGCGCCGGACAAATCCGCCGGAATCCGACCGGGCTCTGCTGCGTCAGGGCGAGCAGGCATCGGAGCGGATGGCAACGCCCGAAGCGCTGCTCAAGGTACTTCGCCGCAAGCTTGCGGATCAATCGCCGCTGCTTACGCCGCCGCCGATGCCTCCCGGTGCCGCACCGGACACTGCGAAGTCGGGAAGCCAGGTCCCCTCCGTCATGGCGGTTTCGGTTCCACCGTCCGAGCCGATTGCGCAGACCCAGCCCGTTCCCGAACCGAAGGCAGAACTCAAGTCAGGCCAAGTCGCAAAGGGAGATCATGTCGTGCAGGTTGCCGCGTTCTCCGTGGCGGCAAGTGCGAGGGCGGTTGCCAGCAAGCTCAACGGCCACGTGGCCACCTGCGGCAAGTTTTCCTGCGTGCGCATGGGCCCTTTCGCAAACCGTGCACAAGCTGCCGCAGCGCTGGAGAAGGCCCGGACGGCAGGCTATAGCGACGCACGAATCCAGCGCGCGGACTGACCGAATGAACCAGCTTCGCGCGCCGAGTGCCCCGATGGCCGCGCGGGAGAATACTGGTCTTGAAGTCGTTTCTGAAGTTTGCCGTCTCATCTCTTGTCGGCGCATCTCTTCTTACCGCCCCGGCGGCGGCCCGCGCGCCCGCTCCGCCTGCCGAGCTGAACTCGATCCCCGTTAGCCTGCTGGTCGACATCGGTTCGGGCCAGGTGCTCGTCCAGCGCCGACCCGATGTCCCGTTCCTTCCGGCTTCCGTAACCAAGGTCATGACCGCCTTCGTGGCTTTCGAAGAGATCGATGCCGGGCGTCTTGCCCTGAACCGAAAGTTCCAGGTCCAGCCCGAAACGAGCCGTGAATGGTTTGCAAAAGGTACGACCATGTACCTGACGCCAAACGATCATCCGACAACCAAGGATCTCCTCCACGGGATCATGACCGCTTCGGCCAATGATGCCTCGATCGTACTTGCACAGGGCTATGCAGGTAGTGTTGCCAAGTGGACCGCCCGGATGAACGCTGCGGCGAAGAGCCTGGGCATGAGCCGCAGCCACTACAATACGCCCAACGGCTGGATGGACGAAGGCCACACCTACGTCACCGCCAGCGACCTGGTGAAGCTGGCCGATGCGATGATCACGCGCCACCCGCAGCTCTATCGGGAGTTCTCAGGGCGCAAGCACTACTTCTGGCGCGATGTCTCTATGCGCAGCCACGATCCGACGGTTGGCGTCGTGCCCGGCGCGGACGGCATCAAGACCGGCTATACCCGCGAGGCCGGCTACAATTTCCTCGGGACCGCCCAGCGCGACGGACGCCGCCTTGTCATGGTACTGGCCGGTTCGCCAACTCACACGGTCAGGGACAAGGCCGCGCGCGACCTGCTCGAATGGGGCTTTTCCCAATGGCATGCGCGGCATCTGTTCGAACAGGGCCAGACGGTCATCGAGGCCAAGGTTCAGGACGGCGATGCCCGCGAAGTGCCCCTCGTCGCCAACCGCGAAGTCCATGCAACGCTGCCCAATGGCGAGGGCAACCAGCCGATATCGCTGTCAGTCCACTATCGCGGGCCGTTGCAGGCGCCCTTGCGCAAGGGAGAGCAGGTCGGCGAACTGGAAATCAAGGTGGGCGATCTCGCTCCTGGCAGGATCCCGCTCTATGCAGGACGCGACGTCGGAAAGGCCGGGGCGCTGGACAGGCTGGTGAACGGGATTATCAACATCTTCTCATGACAGCTGGACGTTTCATTGCACTCGAGGGCGGAGAAGGGGCCGGCAAGTCCACGCAGGCCTGCCTGCTGGCCGAGGCCTTGCGCGAACGCGGGCTGGAAGTCGTCACCACGCGTGAGCCGGGTGGGACGCCCGGTGCAGAGGCGATCCGCGAACTGCTCCTTCACGGTGACGGCGACGGGTGGAACCCGCGCGCCGAAGCACTGCTCTTTGCGGCCGCGCGCTCCGATCACGTAGAGAAGCTGATCCGACCTGCCGTGGAGCGCGGCGCCTGGGTCATATGCGACCGGTTTCTGGACTCCAGCAGGGCGTACCAGGGCGGCGGCGGCGGATTGTCCGATGCGGACATTCGCGAATTGCATCGCATCGGCAGTGGCGGCCTCCTTCCCGATCTTACCGTGCTCATCGAAGTGTCGCCCAGTGTGGCGAGTGCCCGGCTTTCCTTGCGTGACACCGAGGGAACCGACCGGATCGGCAGCCGTGACACCGCTTACCATGCGCGGGTCGCCGCCGCTTTCGCAGCCTTTGCCGAGGCTGAAACCGCCCGCTTCGCCCGCATCGATGGCGACGGTAGCCCGCAGGATACGCATCAGATGGTCCTGAATGCCATTGTCCCGCTGCTGGACATGCGGACATGAAGGCGGGCAAGCCATTTATCGGTCAGGACTCCGCCTGGGAGGAATGGCTCGCGGCAATTTCGTCCGAGCGCATGCATCACGCCTGGCTGCTGACTGGCGCGAAGGGTCTGGGCAAACGTGCCTTTGCACGTGCCGCCGCCGGGGAACTCGTCCGTGAACCGGGTGGCAAGCTGCCCGATGCCGATGCCCATCCGGACATCCATATTCTCGAGCACCTGCCCTCGAACGACGACGAGGCCAAGAAGAAGGCCGAGGGCAAGCCTTACCAGACCAAGCGCAACATCACGATCGACCAGATCCGGCAGATGCAGCAGCGCCTGACCACGCGCCCGACCTTGGGTGAACGCCGGGCGATCATCATCAATCCGGCGGACGATCTGGAAAAGAGCGCGGTCAACGCCTTGCTCAAGAGCCTGGAGGAGCCGCCCGTCGGCACCTATTTCCTGCTGGTCGCGCACCAGCCCGGGCGGCTCCTGCCGACGGTCCGCTCGCGCTGCAGAATTCTCAGATTTGCGCCGTTGACACCGGAGGAACTCGATGCGGTCATTCGCCGCGATGTCCCGCAGGCCAATGCCGAGGAGCGTCAGGCCGCGATCCTTGCATCGCACGGATCGCCCGGCGTCGCGCTCAACTTCGTCGAGCAGGACCTTGGCAACATCCACCAGCTCATGATGCGCATCCTGCGCGAAGGCGATGCCGACTTTCACTTGCGCGGCGCGCTTGCCGAAGAAATGGGCGCACGCCCCTTGCGCGAACGACAACTGGCCGCCCTCGAGCTGGCCCGCGCCGTTCTGGCCAACGAATTGTCCACCGGTCCCCGTGATCGCCAATTGCGGATTATCGACGCACACGGGACGCTGACAAGGCTCTCGACGCAGGCTCCCACCTACAATTTCGACGCCGGCCTCCTGATTATGGAAATTGGCGGGTTGCTGGCTTCCGCTGCGA
Coding sequences within:
- a CDS encoding helix-turn-helix domain-containing protein, which encodes MDTLPELMTLADFRRRYSISNSQVYREVQAGRLRIRKLGAASRIARTDAEAWAEGLPIVEGDAA
- a CDS encoding integrase arm-type DNA-binding domain-containing protein translates to MGKLTATAVKAATNPGRYSDGDGLFLLVGPTGARSWIVRVQKDKKRRDFGLGSAAKVPLALARERARTVRSQIEAGIDPISERRKAAGIPTFREAAASVHAEHKGGWKNDKHRKQWLATLEAYVFPAFGDVSVGTVDAPAVRDVLAAIWLTKPETARRLRQRIVTVIDWAVAKGYRDGPLAMAVIDKALPKQRAKVKHHTALPYADLPAFMMTLRESESMGRLALEAVILTAARSGEVRMMEWAELDLDAGLWTVPAERMKAGREHVVPLPSQAVAFFERMKAHKRGDSDLVFPGNKRGKPLSDMTLTKALRDMEVDAVPHGFRSTFRDWVAEQTHWPAELAEAALAHVISDKTVAAYQRGSMLEKRRELMAAWANYCEGANNGNVVRLAR
- a CDS encoding lytic transglycosylase domain-containing protein, which codes for MKRPSLTKSFLSKCLAGAIAALPVMAPAPLHAQVQGESFSAYLQTVATHARQQGVSEATITRTLSGLTPNQRVIELDTAQPGRQSSPPPMAPYIARHVGSSIVSRGRSRYAQLSGILPAIEARYGVPAPVLFAIWGHETNYGSYVGDFDLARSLATLAWEGRRRDLFEGELIALLKMIDQGVPSYKLKGSWAGAFGYPQFLPSVYLRLAVDGDGDGDRDIFSSPADTIASIANYFRDAGWRKGQPWGVRASVPSGFNVGAYASKLAAPTCERVHERHSQWKTVSEWRALGVAPLSPIGSDVLATLFQPDGPGTPAYLLTGNYRVILQYNCSNYYALSVGLLADEIAR
- a CDS encoding septal ring lytic transglycosylase RlpA family protein — its product is MRLPVNHALPLAALILLGGCMTAGGDRPIPVSATPANGPAADYPVVVGEPFTIGDTTWTPTDQMNYDAVGYAGVAGEGVVGVTAAHKTLPLPSYAEVTSLETGKTILVRVERRGPMVNDTLVELSRDAASELGITAGQRVAVRLRRTNPPESDRALLRQGEQASERMATPEALLKVLRRKLADQSPLLTPPPMPPGAAPDTAKSGSQVPSVMAVSVPPSEPIAQTQPVPEPKAELKSGQVAKGDHVVQVAAFSVAASARAVASKLNGHVATCGKFSCVRMGPFANRAQAAAALEKARTAGYSDARIQRAD
- a CDS encoding D-alanyl-D-alanine carboxypeptidase family protein; protein product: MKSFLKFAVSSLVGASLLTAPAAARAPAPPAELNSIPVSLLVDIGSGQVLVQRRPDVPFLPASVTKVMTAFVAFEEIDAGRLALNRKFQVQPETSREWFAKGTTMYLTPNDHPTTKDLLHGIMTASANDASIVLAQGYAGSVAKWTARMNAAAKSLGMSRSHYNTPNGWMDEGHTYVTASDLVKLADAMITRHPQLYREFSGRKHYFWRDVSMRSHDPTVGVVPGADGIKTGYTREAGYNFLGTAQRDGRRLVMVLAGSPTHTVRDKAARDLLEWGFSQWHARHLFEQGQTVIEAKVQDGDAREVPLVANREVHATLPNGEGNQPISLSVHYRGPLQAPLRKGEQVGELEIKVGDLAPGRIPLYAGRDVGKAGALDRLVNGIINIFS
- the tmk gene encoding dTMP kinase, with product MTAGRFIALEGGEGAGKSTQACLLAEALRERGLEVVTTREPGGTPGAEAIRELLLHGDGDGWNPRAEALLFAAARSDHVEKLIRPAVERGAWVICDRFLDSSRAYQGGGGGLSDADIRELHRIGSGGLLPDLTVLIEVSPSVASARLSLRDTEGTDRIGSRDTAYHARVAAAFAAFAEAETARFARIDGDGSPQDTHQMVLNAIVPLLDMRT
- a CDS encoding DNA polymerase III subunit delta' gives rise to the protein MKAGKPFIGQDSAWEEWLAAISSERMHHAWLLTGAKGLGKRAFARAAAGELVREPGGKLPDADAHPDIHILEHLPSNDDEAKKKAEGKPYQTKRNITIDQIRQMQQRLTTRPTLGERRAIIINPADDLEKSAVNALLKSLEEPPVGTYFLLVAHQPGRLLPTVRSRCRILRFAPLTPEELDAVIRRDVPQANAEERQAAILASHGSPGVALNFVEQDLGNIHQLMMRILREGDADFHLRGALAEEMGARPLRERQLAALELARAVLANELSTGPRDRQLRIIDAHGTLTRLSTQAPTYNFDAGLLIMEIGGLLASAAMPREAAR